One part of the Vibrio palustris genome encodes these proteins:
- the prc gene encoding carboxy terminal-processing peptidase, with protein MKCRSKLTLIAASVWLAAFSAQAVEANITEDNLPKLTSESQQSIAAKRVTSRFTRSHYKHFSLDNQFSKKIFNRYLKMLDYNRNIFTKADIDSFQNWSTQLDDQLKAGDNDIAFKLYNLSQHKRYERYQYALSLLDKKMSFDKNESIQLDRSEAAWPKNEAELDDLWRKRVKYDALNLKLTGKDWPEIKKTLTKRYNNAIKRLSQTHSEDVFQTYMNAFARSIDPHTSYLSPRSAKQFQSEMSLSLEGIGAVLQASDDYTEIRSLVKGGPAEKSHKLSKGDKIIGVGQDGEKIVDVVGWRLDDIVDLIKGPKGSKVNLQILPDSKGAKSHVVTIVRDKIRLEDRAVKSEIKQIDGHKIGVLEVPSFYVGLSKDTNKLLEKLNAKHVDGVIVDLRNNGGGALTEAISLSGLFIKSGPVVQVRDSYGRVNIDSDTDGKEAYSGPLTVLVNRYSASASEIFAAAMQDYGRAVILGENSYGKGTVQQHRSLNHIYDVFDDKLGYVQYTIQKFYRIDGGSTQEKGVSPDIAFPTPIDPKDTGESVEDNALPWDSIAKADYHPLHNEQDLIKQLTAQHKQRIAKDREFDFIREDIAKYKQDKDEKTLSLNEKVRKQKADEADAEQLTRVNARRKASGKKPYASFDDIPKDYEAPDAYLDEAVAVTNDMVDDLKQ; from the coding sequence ATGAAATGCCGTTCAAAATTGACACTGATTGCTGCTAGCGTTTGGCTAGCAGCATTTTCAGCTCAGGCTGTCGAAGCCAACATTACTGAAGATAATTTACCTAAGCTAACGTCTGAATCTCAGCAGTCTATAGCCGCTAAACGGGTAACTTCGCGCTTCACTCGTTCCCACTACAAGCACTTTTCCCTCGATAATCAGTTCTCTAAAAAGATTTTTAATCGTTATTTGAAAATGTTGGATTACAATCGCAATATTTTCACAAAAGCCGATATTGATTCTTTTCAAAACTGGTCAACCCAACTTGATGATCAATTAAAAGCAGGCGATAACGACATTGCGTTTAAATTATATAATTTATCGCAACATAAACGTTATGAACGTTATCAATACGCGTTGTCACTGTTAGACAAGAAAATGTCGTTTGATAAAAACGAGTCTATTCAACTTGATCGCTCTGAGGCTGCGTGGCCAAAAAATGAAGCGGAACTCGATGATTTATGGCGTAAGCGAGTTAAATACGATGCTTTGAACCTGAAACTAACGGGAAAAGATTGGCCAGAAATTAAAAAAACGCTGACCAAACGCTATAACAACGCCATCAAGCGCTTGAGCCAAACTCACAGTGAAGACGTCTTTCAAACATATATGAATGCTTTTGCGCGTTCGATTGATCCTCATACCAGCTACTTATCACCACGTAGTGCCAAGCAGTTCCAAAGCGAAATGAGTTTGTCTTTAGAAGGCATTGGTGCGGTTCTGCAAGCAAGTGATGATTACACTGAGATTCGCTCATTAGTGAAAGGCGGACCAGCTGAAAAAAGCCATAAATTGTCTAAAGGCGATAAAATTATCGGTGTAGGGCAAGATGGCGAAAAAATAGTCGATGTTGTTGGATGGCGGTTGGATGATATTGTTGATTTAATTAAAGGACCTAAAGGTTCTAAAGTAAATCTACAAATACTACCGGATAGTAAAGGCGCGAAAAGTCACGTTGTCACTATTGTTCGAGATAAGATTCGTCTTGAAGACCGAGCGGTTAAATCCGAAATCAAGCAAATTGATGGACACAAAATTGGTGTACTTGAAGTACCGAGCTTTTACGTCGGTTTATCGAAAGACACCAATAAACTCCTAGAAAAATTGAATGCTAAGCATGTTGATGGTGTCATTGTCGACTTACGTAATAACGGCGGTGGTGCATTAACAGAAGCGATTAGTTTAAGTGGTTTGTTCATTAAGAGCGGCCCTGTGGTACAAGTACGTGACAGCTATGGTCGAGTTAACATTGACAGTGACACTGATGGTAAAGAAGCGTACTCCGGTCCTTTAACGGTTTTAGTGAACCGTTATAGTGCTTCCGCTTCTGAAATCTTTGCTGCAGCAATGCAAGATTATGGCCGAGCGGTAATTTTGGGAGAAAACTCGTATGGTAAAGGGACGGTACAGCAGCATCGTTCATTGAATCATATTTATGATGTTTTCGATGACAAGCTGGGTTATGTGCAATATACCATTCAGAAGTTCTATCGTATCGATGGCGGTAGTACGCAAGAGAAAGGTGTGAGTCCAGACATTGCTTTTCCAACACCCATTGATCCCAAAGATACTGGGGAAAGTGTTGAGGATAATGCATTGCCATGGGATAGCATAGCCAAAGCAGATTATCACCCATTGCATAATGAACAAGATCTGATTAAACAGTTAACAGCGCAGCATAAGCAGCGTATTGCTAAGGATCGTGAATTCGATTTTATCCGTGAGGATATTGCTAAGTACAAGCAAGATAAGGATGAAAAGACTTTATCTTTAAATGAAAAAGTACGTAAGCAAAAAGCCGATGAAGCGGATGCCGAGCAATTAACACGCGTGAATGCGCGTCGTAAAGCGTCAGGTAAGAAACCGTATGCATCTTTTGATGATATTCCTAAAGATTATGAAGCACCAGATGCATATCTTGATGAGGCGGTCGCTGTCACTAACGATATGGTTGATGACTTAAAACAGTAA
- the proQ gene encoding RNA chaperone ProQ, which yields MENTEKLKNSKEVIAYIAECFPKCFTLEGEAKPLKIGIFQDLAERLSEDTKVSKTQLRAALRQYTSSWRYLHGVKPGAVRVDLDGNDCGELEDQHIEHAKTALAESKARVDARRKEQNKKAREEGKAKNAKKPQARRPQSQSKAPAKAKETNKPVETRALNTDEASVGKQVNVNMGKGNMAATIVEINKEDVRVQLVNGLQMVVKMEHLRA from the coding sequence ATGGAAAACACTGAAAAGTTAAAAAACAGCAAAGAAGTTATCGCATACATTGCTGAATGTTTCCCTAAATGCTTTACTTTAGAAGGTGAAGCTAAGCCATTAAAAATTGGTATTTTTCAAGATCTTGCTGAGCGTCTAAGTGAAGACACTAAAGTAAGCAAAACACAGCTACGTGCTGCTTTAAGACAGTACACATCTTCTTGGCGTTATCTGCATGGTGTTAAACCTGGTGCTGTGCGTGTTGATCTTGATGGTAATGACTGTGGTGAATTAGAAGACCAACACATTGAACATGCAAAAACAGCGTTAGCTGAAAGCAAAGCACGCGTTGATGCTCGTCGTAAAGAACAAAACAAGAAAGCGCGTGAAGAAGGCAAAGCGAAGAATGCGAAAAAACCGCAGGCTCGTCGCCCTCAATCTCAGTCTAAAGCGCCAGCAAAAGCGAAAGAAACAAACAAGCCAGTTGAAACACGTGCTTTGAATACTGACGAAGCGTCTGTCGGTAAACAAGTAAATGTCAATATGGGCAAAGGCAACATGGCTGCGACCATTGTTGAAATTAATAAGGAAGATGTACGTGTCCAACTTGTTAACGGCCTACAAATGGTTGTCAAGATGGAGCACTTGCGCGCTTAA
- a CDS encoding GAF domain-containing protein: MNIEQYQRLTKQAVSLVESEPNLTANLANISALLNMELEDINWVGFYVMDSADEMVLGPFQGLPACVRIPVGQGVCGTAVSTNTVQRIYDVHEFEGHIACDAASNSELVIPFSINGKIAGVLDIDSPSIGRFSEIDQAGLTELMNQVENLLNSHANKA, translated from the coding sequence ATGAATATCGAACAATACCAGCGTCTCACTAAACAAGCCGTCTCGCTTGTTGAAAGTGAACCTAACCTAACAGCGAACCTAGCCAATATTAGTGCGCTTCTTAACATGGAATTAGAAGACATTAACTGGGTTGGATTCTATGTGATGGATAGTGCAGATGAAATGGTATTAGGTCCGTTCCAAGGGTTACCTGCATGTGTGCGTATTCCTGTAGGGCAAGGTGTCTGTGGGACAGCAGTCTCGACAAATACGGTACAACGCATTTATGATGTACATGAATTTGAAGGACATATTGCCTGTGATGCCGCAAGTAACTCTGAGTTGGTGATTCCATTCTCAATTAATGGCAAAATCGCAGGTGTATTGGATATTGATAGTCCGAGTATTGGTCGTTTTAGTGAAATTGATCAAGCTGGACTAACAGAATTAATGAATCAGGTAGAAAACCTGCTCAATTCACACGCTAACAAAGCATAA
- a CDS encoding paraquat-inducible protein A, protein MCNETPAIATTRLCQGCDLPLQPATLDAKHNAYCPRCQTQLSRGGSPSLSGNLAIALTCLCLFIPAYSMPFLSVRLLGVTIDGSLWNGIEHLYNDGFAELAVLVMFCSIIAPVLLCSALILCHIALRKRWFMGLRIGSDIIYRLKGWAMIDVFLVAIAIASFKLKDFADLMVGPALYALILLQVLTVLLISRVSIRRYWQAWRKETSYQHESKDVHCLFCHLSQPAGTHCQRCHHRLHKRRPQSIERTWAYVLAASVAIFPANLIPISILLTNGQHLEDTIYSGVVSLFNSHMSGIAVIIFIASILVPMAKIIGLGYILLSIQLKRMTFAKHRMRIFFIIKMIGKWSMLDLFVISIMLTLVDRGQLLNFIPGNGAVAFGLVVVLTLLATESLDPRLMWDCAATDNNTHKRSVDE, encoded by the coding sequence ATGTGTAATGAGACGCCAGCTATTGCGACGACTCGTCTATGTCAGGGCTGTGACTTGCCCTTACAACCGGCTACACTAGATGCCAAACATAACGCTTACTGTCCTCGTTGTCAGACTCAACTAAGCCGTGGAGGAAGTCCTTCACTCTCCGGTAATTTAGCCATTGCATTAACCTGTTTGTGCCTATTTATTCCAGCATACAGTATGCCATTTTTATCAGTGCGTCTATTAGGAGTGACCATCGATGGATCGCTATGGAATGGCATTGAACATTTGTATAACGATGGGTTTGCAGAACTCGCAGTATTAGTTATGTTCTGCAGTATCATTGCCCCTGTTTTACTTTGTAGTGCGTTGATATTATGTCATATAGCGCTGCGCAAACGTTGGTTTATGGGACTTCGTATTGGTAGTGATATTATCTATCGCCTCAAAGGCTGGGCCATGATTGATGTCTTCTTAGTCGCGATTGCGATTGCCAGCTTTAAATTAAAAGATTTTGCCGATTTGATGGTCGGCCCTGCCCTTTACGCGCTCATCTTACTGCAGGTATTGACCGTCTTATTGATTAGCCGTGTCAGTATTCGTCGCTATTGGCAAGCATGGCGTAAAGAAACCTCATATCAGCATGAGAGCAAAGATGTCCATTGCCTGTTTTGTCATCTTTCTCAGCCTGCAGGGACCCATTGCCAGCGCTGTCACCATCGCCTACATAAACGACGCCCACAATCAATCGAACGAACTTGGGCGTATGTTCTTGCTGCAAGCGTTGCTATTTTTCCAGCGAACTTAATTCCAATTTCGATTTTGCTCACAAATGGTCAACATCTAGAAGACACGATATATTCTGGTGTTGTCTCACTTTTTAATAGTCATATGTCAGGCATTGCTGTCATTATTTTTATTGCCAGTATTTTAGTCCCCATGGCAAAAATCATTGGTCTTGGATATATTTTATTAAGTATTCAATTGAAACGCATGACATTTGCAAAACACCGCATGCGAATTTTCTTTATTATCAAAATGATTGGGAAGTGGTCGATGTTGGACTTATTTGTTATCTCAATTATGTTAACGCTTGTCGATCGAGGACAACTCCTCAATTTCATACCAGGGAATGGCGCCGTCGCGTTCGGATTGGTGGTGGTATTAACACTATTAGCCACTGAAAGCCTCGACCCACGTTTGATGTGGGACTGTGCAGCCACCGATAACAACACTCATAAAAGGTCTGTTGATGAATAA
- a CDS encoding MlaD family protein, which translates to MMNKNTMSYEPDIKRSRGISPLWILPILTMLLAGWLVFKAVNDAGERIQIHFLNGQGLVAGRTTIRYQGLEVGMVRNIKLSPDLESIFVDAEIYPEATKLLSKDTQFWLVKPKASLSGVSGLDALVSGNYIAIQPGQTETNSHPDEFQALDNAPANQISHHGMSVQLKANNLGGISVGSQIVYKKIPIGEVLSYQLDKNNKSVLIQASIKEEYKDVITNKSRFWNVSGVEASMGFNGIDVQLESLSALVGGAIAVDSPDGGEPVTEKSEFHLYKNLKTAGRGIPITITLPDDSKINSDGSPIMYRGIEIGQITDLTFNDDRSHIKASAAVQPAFSDLLTSGAHFLLEEPSLSLSGSKNLANFVKGNFLTLIPSEHPNNDANSRQFVAKRQAAFTQRHSMSITLWAEDSYGMEKGTPILYRGIAVGRVVDVELTTDNVKFVVTIADKYRDLIHAKNRFYLSSSVNAKLSDDGVNVTVPPAKQLLTGSISFIRSGKDKVADGYQLYANKSLADLAQVNQSGSQALTLVADKLPPVSAGSPLLYRNLKVGTVSHYHLTSQGVEVTVNIDNQYRHLLTDNTVFWNHSGIDIQASLSGIKLQAAPLQSLIKGGIEFDNFKGIDNRINDHWKLYPNYDQARHHGTEVTLVADENPDLKVGTSLQYKGVNVGKVIKITPNFTKHNVTIKAQIQPDYSQQLARSGSVFWVSKVNISLKGIDNIDKLFHTTISVNPGKGAEQTRFSLSSSPYKTMGKKFVLQSPTRQSVTTGTPVLYRGLEVGHVTQVGLSNLADRVLTTVEIKPQYTYLVRKNTVFWNASGVDVSIGIGGANVKSGTLDSIMRGGISFATPDEQPLPVMAKDGQSFLLNESPDDDWKEWHTIIPKP; encoded by the coding sequence TTGATGAATAAAAATACGATGTCATATGAACCGGACATTAAACGTAGCCGTGGTATCTCTCCTTTATGGATATTACCCATTCTCACTATGTTACTTGCAGGTTGGTTAGTATTTAAAGCCGTCAATGATGCGGGTGAACGTATTCAAATCCATTTCCTCAATGGACAAGGCTTAGTCGCGGGTAGAACCACCATTCGCTATCAAGGCTTAGAAGTGGGCATGGTCAGAAATATTAAACTGTCGCCTGATCTCGAAAGCATTTTTGTTGATGCTGAAATTTATCCTGAAGCAACGAAATTACTCTCTAAAGACACCCAATTTTGGTTAGTGAAACCAAAAGCCAGTTTATCTGGAGTCTCTGGTCTAGATGCACTGGTTTCTGGTAATTATATTGCCATTCAGCCAGGACAAACCGAAACCAACAGCCACCCGGACGAGTTTCAAGCACTTGATAATGCGCCTGCCAATCAAATTTCTCATCATGGTATGTCTGTACAACTTAAAGCCAATAATTTAGGCGGTATCTCCGTCGGTTCACAAATCGTCTATAAAAAAATCCCAATAGGAGAAGTGCTTAGTTATCAACTCGATAAAAATAACAAATCGGTTTTAATCCAAGCTTCCATCAAAGAAGAATACAAAGACGTCATTACCAATAAAAGTCGATTCTGGAATGTGAGCGGCGTTGAAGCCAGCATGGGATTTAATGGCATTGATGTTCAACTTGAAAGCCTCAGTGCACTGGTTGGCGGCGCCATTGCCGTGGACTCTCCCGATGGTGGTGAGCCAGTGACAGAAAAATCCGAATTCCATTTATATAAAAACCTAAAAACCGCGGGACGTGGTATCCCGATTACGATCACGTTGCCCGATGACAGCAAGATAAACTCAGATGGCTCTCCCATAATGTATCGCGGTATTGAAATTGGTCAAATTACCGATTTAACGTTCAATGACGACCGCTCGCACATAAAAGCAAGTGCAGCAGTGCAACCGGCATTTAGTGATTTATTGACATCTGGCGCGCATTTTTTATTAGAAGAACCCTCGCTTTCTCTCTCTGGTAGCAAAAACTTAGCAAACTTTGTAAAAGGTAATTTTTTAACTCTTATACCAAGCGAGCATCCTAATAATGATGCTAATTCACGCCAATTTGTGGCTAAACGTCAGGCAGCGTTTACGCAGCGTCATTCCATGAGTATCACTTTATGGGCCGAAGATTCTTATGGTATGGAGAAAGGGACTCCTATATTGTATCGTGGTATCGCCGTTGGTCGTGTTGTTGACGTCGAATTAACCACAGATAACGTTAAATTTGTCGTCACCATCGCTGATAAATATCGCGATCTCATTCACGCAAAAAATCGCTTTTATCTTTCCAGCAGTGTGAATGCCAAACTCAGTGATGATGGTGTGAATGTCACTGTTCCACCCGCTAAGCAGTTATTAACCGGCTCAATTAGCTTTATTCGCTCAGGCAAAGATAAGGTTGCCGATGGCTACCAATTATACGCCAACAAATCTTTGGCTGATCTGGCTCAAGTCAATCAGAGCGGTTCCCAAGCGTTAACATTAGTCGCAGATAAGCTGCCTCCTGTCAGTGCCGGCAGTCCGCTGTTGTATCGTAACCTCAAAGTCGGAACCGTTAGTCATTATCATCTTACGTCTCAAGGCGTTGAAGTGACGGTCAATATTGATAACCAATATCGACATCTATTAACGGACAATACGGTATTTTGGAATCATTCCGGCATTGATATTCAAGCATCTTTGTCCGGCATCAAGCTGCAAGCCGCGCCGCTACAAAGCCTGATTAAAGGCGGCATTGAGTTTGATAATTTCAAAGGCATTGATAACCGAATCAACGATCATTGGAAACTCTACCCTAACTACGATCAAGCGCGTCACCATGGCACAGAAGTCACATTGGTGGCTGATGAGAACCCGGATTTAAAAGTCGGCACATCACTCCAATACAAAGGGGTTAATGTTGGAAAAGTCATTAAAATTACGCCAAATTTCACTAAACATAATGTAACGATTAAAGCGCAGATTCAGCCCGACTACAGTCAACAACTGGCACGCAGTGGGAGTGTCTTCTGGGTATCAAAAGTAAATATCAGCTTAAAGGGCATTGATAATATTGATAAACTTTTCCACACCACAATCTCCGTCAACCCGGGTAAGGGAGCAGAGCAAACACGATTCTCATTAAGCTCCTCTCCCTATAAAACGATGGGTAAAAAGTTTGTACTGCAGAGTCCAACGCGTCAATCAGTCACCACTGGAACTCCCGTCCTCTATCGCGGCTTAGAAGTCGGTCATGTTACACAAGTAGGTTTAAGTAACTTAGCCGATCGCGTATTAACAACGGTAGAGATCAAACCGCAATATACCTATCTAGTGCGGAAAAATACCGTCTTTTGGAACGCTTCCGGTGTGGACGTTTCGATTGGTATTGGGGGCGCCAATGTCAAATCTGGTACGTTAGACAGTATCATGCGCGGTGGCATCAGTTTTGCGACGCCTGATGAGCAACCTTTACCAGTCATGGCAAAAGATGGCCAATCATTCTTGCTCAATGAGTCTCCAGACGATGATTGGAAAGAATGGCATACGATCATTCCAAAACCCTAA
- the rsmF gene encoding 16S rRNA (cytosine(1407)-C(5))-methyltransferase RsmF, protein MHSNITFPDQFLAAIANILPSHLSMDDFTAACQRPLRKSIRVNTLKTSVDEFKHSAQQHGWLLEPIPWCSEGFWIEADESTVSLGNTAEHLAGLFYIQEASSMMPVSALFNNATSEFKTVLDTAAAPGSKTTQIAARMANQGVLVANEYSASRVKILHANIERCGVRNAALTNYDGDVFGAWLPEHFDAVLLDAPCSGEGTIRKDADALKNWSHGAIATIAHTQKALIESAFHALKPGGVLVYSTCTLSKQENQDVCAHLKRTFGDAVTFESLAELFPQANTALTDEGFLHIWPQMYDCEGFFVARIRKNSAVTPPDVKKRLGKFPFRKVSRNMASTIADALYEALGVTLPEDARLWERDNDIWLFPTALEPFLSEMRFSRMGIKIAETHKKGFRWQHQVATSLVQADNTYKVNISTDNAREWFMGRDIRPETAPGKGEVIVCFDNAVIGLGKWVGNRIKNGLPRELVRDKIFF, encoded by the coding sequence GTGCATTCCAACATAACATTCCCAGATCAATTTCTTGCGGCTATAGCGAATATTTTGCCGAGCCATTTATCTATGGACGATTTCACCGCAGCATGTCAACGCCCGTTACGCAAAAGTATTCGAGTAAATACATTAAAAACCAGTGTCGACGAATTTAAACACTCTGCCCAACAACATGGATGGTTGCTGGAGCCCATCCCTTGGTGCTCGGAAGGGTTTTGGATTGAGGCTGATGAGTCGACCGTTTCTTTGGGCAATACCGCGGAGCACCTTGCTGGGTTATTTTATATTCAAGAAGCCAGCTCAATGATGCCAGTTAGTGCCTTGTTCAATAACGCGACTAGTGAGTTTAAAACTGTATTAGATACCGCCGCTGCGCCTGGGTCTAAAACCACACAAATTGCCGCCCGCATGGCTAATCAGGGTGTGTTGGTCGCCAATGAATATTCAGCAAGCCGTGTTAAAATATTGCATGCCAATATTGAACGTTGTGGTGTCCGTAACGCGGCGTTAACCAATTATGATGGGGATGTTTTCGGAGCATGGTTACCGGAACATTTTGATGCAGTCCTGCTTGATGCGCCCTGCTCTGGTGAAGGCACTATTCGTAAAGATGCCGATGCGCTTAAAAATTGGAGTCACGGTGCCATCGCCACCATTGCACACACGCAAAAAGCGTTAATCGAAAGTGCCTTCCATGCATTAAAACCAGGCGGTGTATTGGTATATTCAACCTGCACACTCAGCAAACAAGAAAACCAAGACGTCTGTGCACATTTAAAACGCACCTTTGGTGACGCCGTCACTTTTGAGTCATTAGCCGAGCTTTTCCCACAGGCAAACACGGCGCTAACCGACGAAGGCTTCCTGCATATTTGGCCACAAATGTACGATTGTGAGGGGTTTTTCGTGGCGCGCATTCGAAAGAACTCTGCCGTTACGCCACCTGATGTTAAAAAACGTTTGGGGAAATTCCCGTTTCGAAAAGTATCACGTAATATGGCGAGCACCATCGCGGATGCGCTATATGAAGCGCTAGGCGTAACTCTTCCTGAGGATGCGCGTTTGTGGGAGCGAGATAACGACATCTGGTTATTCCCAACCGCATTAGAACCCTTTTTAAGTGAAATGCGTTTTTCACGTATGGGGATAAAAATTGCCGAGACACACAAGAAAGGATTCCGTTGGCAACATCAAGTCGCCACATCGCTTGTTCAAGCCGACAATACATACAAGGTAAACATTAGCACCGACAACGCTCGAGAATGGTTTATGGGGCGAGATATTCGTCCAGAAACAGCGCCTGGCAAAGGTGAAGTGATCGTCTGTTTCGACAATGCCGTGATCGGGTTAGGCAAGTGGGTAGGCAATAGAATTAAAAACGGACTCCCTCGTGAGTTGGTACGAGATAAAATCTTCTTTTAA
- a CDS encoding CvfB family protein, with the protein MMNIGRINRLEVVNKAEFGVFLDAGEYGKALLPTRYTPSDVEIGQFVEAFLYFDSENQIAATTETPIAQVGEWGLMKVEGVNNVGAFVSWGIKEKDLLVPYSEQRGRLYEGQTILVYVYTDKASGRIVGTTKFNKWLDQTPAQYQPNQEVDLLIAERSELGFKAIINGEHWGMLFPSDVFGKLFVGKKLKGYVKGIRDDGKIDLALQKQGVAKMDDLSGKILDLLEKKGGFLPLNDKSSPDAIFAAFRTSKGTFKKTIGSLYKQGKITISAEGITLV; encoded by the coding sequence ATGATGAATATAGGTCGAATAAACCGCCTAGAAGTAGTAAATAAAGCCGAGTTTGGTGTTTTCCTAGATGCTGGAGAGTATGGCAAAGCATTATTACCAACTCGTTACACGCCGAGCGATGTAGAAATCGGTCAATTTGTTGAGGCGTTTTTATACTTTGATTCGGAAAATCAAATTGCCGCGACGACAGAGACGCCAATCGCCCAAGTGGGTGAGTGGGGCTTAATGAAAGTGGAAGGCGTGAACAATGTCGGCGCGTTTGTTAGCTGGGGAATTAAAGAAAAAGATCTTTTGGTTCCATACAGCGAACAACGTGGACGTTTGTACGAAGGCCAAACCATTTTAGTGTACGTGTATACTGATAAAGCATCCGGTCGCATTGTCGGTACGACTAAGTTCAATAAATGGTTAGATCAAACGCCTGCGCAGTACCAACCTAACCAGGAAGTGGATTTGTTAATTGCCGAGCGTTCTGAGCTAGGTTTTAAAGCCATAATCAATGGCGAGCATTGGGGAATGTTGTTCCCATCAGATGTGTTTGGAAAGCTGTTTGTGGGTAAGAAACTCAAAGGTTATGTCAAAGGCATTCGTGATGATGGCAAGATAGATTTAGCGTTGCAAAAGCAAGGCGTTGCTAAAATGGATGATTTGAGTGGTAAAATTTTAGACTTACTCGAGAAAAAAGGCGGCTTTTTACCGCTTAATGATAAATCATCCCCTGATGCTATTTTTGCTGCGTTCCGCACCAGTAAAGGGACGTTTAAGAAAACCATTGGTAGCTTGTACAAGCAAGGTAAAATTACGATTTCAGCTGAAGGGATTACGTTGGTTTAA